Proteins found in one Streptomyces sp. CB09001 genomic segment:
- a CDS encoding aminopeptidase P family protein, which yields MTELNAFDGGWADTGRSLPLLAGAAYASKRRSAVSERFPGERVVVPAGGLKVRSNDFDHAFRPHSAFVHLTAELGTHAVPDSVLVLEPTGVGHTTTLFTRPRSPRDGGPNGAEFHGDRRYGEFWTGRRRTLPETSAALGIEAAARDGLERALRGRVPTRVLRGVDAHVDATVAPNPRGDSELDAFLAELRLVKDEWEVAQLCSAVDWTVAGFRDAVGELPQATRLARGERWIEGTFNRRARLGGHGLGFETIAAAGAHACVLHWTRNHGPVREGDLLLLDAGVEADSFYTGDVTRTLPAGGRFTDVQRRVYDLVWAAQAAGIAALRPGARYGDFHEAAMRVVAEGLDAWGLRPYGSTSTTAESDLYRRYTLCGSGHMLGLDCHDCAGARRETYPDGVLEAGHVLTVEPGLYFQPDDLTVPAELRGIGVRIEDDFLVTADGALCLSSELPRGADEVETWMASLR from the coding sequence ATGACAGAGCTGAACGCCTTCGACGGCGGGTGGGCGGACACGGGCCGTAGTCTGCCGCTCCTGGCGGGCGCCGCGTACGCGTCCAAGCGGCGCTCGGCGGTGTCCGAGCGATTCCCCGGTGAACGCGTCGTCGTCCCGGCGGGTGGGTTGAAGGTCAGGAGCAACGACTTCGACCACGCCTTCCGGCCGCACTCCGCGTTCGTCCATCTCACCGCCGAACTCGGGACGCATGCGGTGCCCGACAGCGTCCTCGTCCTCGAACCCACCGGAGTCGGGCACACGACGACCCTGTTCACCCGGCCGCGGTCCCCGCGCGACGGTGGGCCGAACGGCGCGGAGTTCCACGGCGACCGGCGGTACGGCGAGTTCTGGACCGGTCGCCGCCGGACGCTGCCGGAGACCTCGGCCGCGCTCGGCATCGAGGCCGCCGCGCGCGACGGCCTGGAGCGGGCCCTGCGCGGGAGGGTACCGACCCGTGTGCTGCGCGGCGTGGACGCGCACGTCGACGCGACGGTGGCCCCGAATCCCCGCGGCGACTCGGAACTGGACGCGTTTCTGGCGGAGTTGAGACTGGTCAAGGACGAGTGGGAGGTCGCGCAGCTGTGTTCGGCCGTGGACTGGACGGTCGCCGGTTTCCGGGACGCCGTCGGTGAACTGCCTCAGGCGACGCGCCTCGCCCGGGGAGAACGCTGGATCGAGGGGACCTTCAACCGGCGTGCCCGGCTCGGTGGTCACGGACTGGGATTCGAGACCATCGCGGCGGCCGGCGCCCACGCCTGCGTCCTGCACTGGACGCGCAACCACGGCCCGGTGCGGGAGGGGGATCTGCTGCTGCTGGACGCGGGTGTGGAGGCCGACTCCTTCTACACCGGGGACGTCACCCGGACACTGCCGGCCGGCGGCCGTTTCACCGATGTCCAGCGCCGGGTCTACGACCTGGTGTGGGCCGCCCAGGCGGCCGGCATCGCCGCGCTCCGGCCCGGGGCGCGGTACGGCGACTTCCACGAGGCCGCGATGCGCGTCGTCGCCGAGGGACTCGACGCGTGGGGCCTGCGGCCGTACGGCAGCACGTCCACCACCGCCGAGTCCGACCTGTACCGCCGGTACACCCTCTGCGGCTCGGGGCACATGCTGGGACTCGACTGCCACGACTGCGCCGGCGCCCGCCGGGAGACCTACCCGGACGGTGTGCTCGAGGCCGGTCACGTCCTCACCGTCGAGCCGGGGCTGTACTTCCAGCCCGACGACCTGACGGTACCCGCGGAACTGCGCGGCATCGGCGTACGGATCGAGGACGACTTCCTCGTCACCGCCGACGGGGCCCTGTGCCTGTCGTCCGAACTTCCCCGGGGCGCCGACGAGGTGGAGACCTGGATGGCGTCGCTTCGCTGA
- a CDS encoding LysR family transcriptional regulator, with the protein MELELRHLRVLCAIADSGSVGRAAAALGYTQPALSTQLRRIERLLGEGLFARSSTGVELTAYGADVVSRARDIVTRADALGRRRRTGGSPAPVRRLRLGVTNTPVVPTLLDALREACPDLAVSVSSVYATGELLGLLEAGELDAALGVDYPGLPVRYSSALAHRAINTVPVFVALHVGHPLAHRIEVPLEELSEDTWFVSHDDGVGWPGAFYDACRAAGFRPADTHEFHVLDQLQSMIAKGLGVALVQPTVCPVDGVLVKPLAGDPLWQRHLLLWRRELVGAPVVEALHHHAVHTYRNLLAGAPHLQKWVTRGYTSARVPDGLKLAR; encoded by the coding sequence ATGGAGCTGGAGCTGCGCCACTTGCGTGTGCTGTGCGCGATCGCCGATTCCGGGAGCGTCGGCCGGGCGGCGGCCGCCCTCGGGTACACCCAGCCGGCGCTGAGCACCCAGCTGCGCCGGATCGAGCGACTGCTCGGCGAAGGGCTGTTCGCGCGCAGCAGCACGGGCGTGGAGCTGACCGCCTACGGTGCCGACGTCGTGAGCCGGGCCCGGGACATCGTGACCCGCGCCGACGCCCTCGGACGGCGACGGAGGACGGGCGGCTCGCCCGCGCCGGTCCGCAGACTCCGGCTCGGCGTCACCAACACACCGGTGGTGCCGACGCTCCTGGACGCCCTCCGCGAGGCCTGCCCGGATCTCGCGGTCTCCGTCAGCAGCGTCTACGCCACCGGCGAACTCCTCGGGCTCCTGGAGGCCGGCGAACTCGACGCCGCCCTGGGCGTCGACTACCCGGGGCTGCCGGTGCGGTACTCCTCCGCGCTCGCACATCGCGCCATCAACACCGTGCCGGTCTTCGTGGCCCTGCACGTCGGCCACCCGCTGGCGCACCGCATCGAGGTCCCGCTGGAGGAACTGTCCGAGGACACCTGGTTCGTCTCCCACGACGACGGAGTGGGCTGGCCCGGTGCCTTCTACGACGCCTGCCGGGCCGCGGGGTTCCGGCCCGCCGACACACACGAGTTCCACGTACTCGACCAGTTGCAGTCGATGATCGCCAAGGGCCTCGGGGTGGCGCTCGTCCAGCCCACCGTGTGCCCTGTCGACGGGGTACTGGTCAAGCCGCTGGCGGGAGATCCCCTGTGGCAGCGGCACCTGCTCCTGTGGCGCCGCGAGCTGGTCGGAGCGCCGGTCGTCGAGGCACTCCACCACCATGCCGTCCACACCTACCGGAACCTGCTGGCCGGAGCCCCGCACCTGCAGAAGTGGGTGACGCGCGGCTACACGTCCGCGCGCGTGCCCGACGGGTTGAAGCTCGCGCGGTAG
- a CDS encoding helix-turn-helix domain-containing protein has protein sequence MHRVTAVVVPPVLSFDVSIPLMVFHNVEHYDVRVCTARPGPTPTVGGPDIVVPDGLDAVDGADTVLAVGSGGEPAPEEVLDVLRKAAAGGARIASLCTGAFVLAQAGLLDGLRATTHWGLAADLATRFPAVDVQPDLLFVEDGGVFTSAGAAAAIDLCLHLIRVDHGASAANAAARLAVVPPVRPGGQSQFIETPLPPERGTSFAPTRAWALEHLDRPLTLTDLARHAGTSVRTLTRRFHAETGLSPLQWLLHRRVDRARELLETTRLPMDQVARQSGLGSADSLRKHLVARIGLTPTAYRASFNPSGTRADV, from the coding sequence ATGCATCGCGTCACAGCGGTCGTCGTGCCGCCCGTGCTGAGCTTCGACGTCTCGATCCCGCTGATGGTGTTCCACAACGTCGAGCACTACGACGTGCGGGTCTGCACGGCGCGGCCCGGTCCGACGCCGACCGTGGGCGGCCCCGACATCGTGGTTCCCGACGGCCTGGACGCGGTGGACGGCGCCGACACGGTGCTCGCCGTCGGCAGCGGGGGCGAGCCGGCTCCCGAGGAGGTCCTCGACGTCCTGCGGAAGGCCGCGGCCGGGGGCGCGCGGATCGCCTCCCTGTGCACGGGCGCGTTCGTCCTGGCGCAGGCCGGCCTGCTCGACGGGCTGCGCGCCACCACCCACTGGGGGCTGGCGGCCGACCTCGCCACCCGTTTCCCGGCCGTCGACGTGCAGCCCGACCTTCTCTTCGTCGAGGACGGCGGCGTCTTCACCTCGGCGGGCGCCGCGGCCGCCATCGACCTGTGCCTGCACCTGATCAGGGTCGACCACGGCGCCTCGGCGGCCAACGCGGCCGCGCGGCTCGCGGTCGTCCCTCCCGTACGGCCGGGCGGCCAGTCCCAGTTCATCGAGACCCCGCTGCCGCCGGAGCGCGGCACGTCCTTCGCGCCCACCCGTGCCTGGGCGCTCGAACACCTGGACCGCCCGCTCACCCTGACCGACCTGGCGCGGCACGCCGGGACGAGCGTGCGCACCCTCACCCGGCGCTTCCACGCGGAGACCGGACTGAGCCCGCTGCAATGGCTGTTGCACCGGCGCGTCGACCGGGCGAGGGAACTGCTGGAGACCACCCGGCTGCCCATGGACCAGGTGGCCCGGCAGAGCGGTCTGGGCAGTGCGGACTCCCTCCGCAAGCACCTGGTCGCCCGGATCGGGCTGACGCCCACGGCCTACCGCGCGAGCTTCAACCCGTCGGGCACGCGCGCGGACGTGTAG
- a CDS encoding NAD-dependent epimerase — translation MTSHVIVGRGAAASRTALLLAGDGERVRMISRTGRGPDHPLVERVAADATDTGRLTELTEGADTLFTTAAPPYHQWPERFPALSASLLSAVRRTGAAYVMLGNHYGYGPVSGPITPDLPLAATGPKGRVRARVWEEAAASGVKVTEVRAAQFYGAGAFSVFSLMVQEPVLAGRLALVPQELDVPHSYSAIGDTARTLVAASRTEQAYGRAWHVPASTLPVRELAGRLAGLAGAPTPRLEEMTERDLTMLAFTDPFWAEMHEVLTEPGHPFVVDHSETGKILGVHATPVDDVLGEVVPDPGV, via the coding sequence ATGACATCTCATGTGATCGTCGGGCGCGGGGCAGCCGCGTCGAGGACCGCGCTTCTCCTCGCCGGGGACGGCGAGCGGGTGCGCATGATCAGCAGGACCGGCCGCGGGCCCGACCACCCGCTCGTCGAGAGGGTGGCCGCGGACGCGACCGACACCGGCCGGCTCACCGAACTGACGGAGGGCGCCGACACGCTGTTCACCACCGCCGCGCCGCCGTACCACCAGTGGCCCGAACGGTTCCCCGCCCTGTCGGCGTCGCTCCTGAGCGCGGTGCGGCGGACCGGGGCCGCGTACGTCATGCTCGGCAACCACTACGGCTACGGCCCGGTGAGCGGGCCGATCACTCCCGACCTGCCCCTGGCCGCCACCGGTCCCAAGGGACGGGTCAGAGCACGGGTGTGGGAGGAGGCCGCCGCCTCGGGGGTGAAGGTCACCGAGGTGCGGGCCGCCCAGTTCTACGGCGCCGGCGCCTTCTCGGTGTTCAGCCTCATGGTGCAGGAGCCGGTCCTGGCCGGCCGGCTTGCCCTGGTGCCCCAGGAACTCGACGTGCCGCACAGCTACTCCGCGATCGGCGACACCGCCCGCACGCTGGTCGCCGCGAGCCGCACCGAGCAGGCGTACGGCCGGGCCTGGCACGTCCCCGCCTCGACCCTGCCGGTGCGGGAACTGGCCGGACGGCTCGCCGGACTCGCGGGTGCGCCGACCCCGCGGTTGGAGGAGATGACCGAACGCGACCTCACCATGCTGGCCTTCACCGATCCGTTCTGGGCGGAAATGCACGAGGTGCTCACCGAGCCCGGTCACCCGTTCGTCGTCGACCACTCGGAGACCGGGAAGATCCTGGGCGTGCACGCCACCCCGGTGGACGACGTCCTCGGGGAGGTCGTCCCGGACCCGGGGGTGTAG
- a CDS encoding ABC transporter ATP-binding protein produces the protein MTTDTRGPAPGRSAVVLALRHYGRELLRLRRLALPALLLPAVGNIGIRYVAPLLIAKLAGQAADDGGLTLGRALPHVLGFGLTLLLAEAVWRVGQHCLNRVDALGMEHLYVSGMDELLAKDAAFFHDNFAGSLTKRVLSFGKRFEDFVDTVTYRIVGSLVPLVFGAVVLWSYEPMLVVGLFLMIALTVVAATPLIRRRQRLVNDREAAIARVSGHVADTLMNMETVRAFAAERREAAEHRSRVADSRRLTLRSWDYGNLRVDTLIAPMSVLTNVLGLLVAIAFGGPGQGVEEVVVAFTYYSNATQIMFEFNQIYRRLESSMTEAAQFTELLLDPPTVVDADPPAPLAPRDSGIRFEAVTFAHAGAKPIFRGLDLDVPAGARIGLVGRSGGGKTTLTRLLLRMSDIDRGRILIGGQDISLLRQSDLRSLIAYVPQEPAMFHRSLRDNIAFARPGATDEEIHAAAAAAHVTEFADQLPDGFGTLVGERGVKLSGGQRQRVALARAILRDAPVLLLDEATSALDSESELLVQDALWRLMDGRTALVVAHRLSTVAGMDRLVVLDRGRVVEQGSHEKLLATDGAYARLWQHQSGGFLGESTGPSGDGDRRDDGPPRLRPRRGSSGPPSEEAARSAP, from the coding sequence GTGACGACAGACACGCGAGGGCCGGCGCCGGGCAGGAGCGCGGTCGTCCTGGCGCTGCGCCACTACGGCCGGGAACTGCTGCGCCTGCGACGGCTGGCCCTGCCCGCGCTGCTGCTGCCGGCCGTGGGCAACATCGGCATCCGCTACGTCGCGCCCCTGCTCATCGCCAAGCTGGCCGGACAGGCCGCCGACGACGGCGGTCTGACCCTCGGCCGGGCGCTGCCGCACGTGCTGGGTTTCGGCCTGACGCTGCTGCTCGCCGAGGCCGTCTGGCGGGTCGGGCAGCACTGCCTGAACCGGGTGGACGCCCTCGGCATGGAGCACCTGTACGTGAGCGGTATGGACGAACTCCTCGCCAAGGACGCCGCGTTCTTCCACGACAACTTCGCCGGCTCCCTGACCAAACGAGTACTCAGCTTCGGCAAGCGCTTCGAGGACTTCGTCGACACCGTGACGTACCGGATCGTGGGCAGTCTCGTCCCCCTGGTCTTCGGTGCCGTGGTCCTGTGGAGCTACGAACCGATGCTCGTCGTCGGCCTGTTCCTGATGATCGCGCTGACGGTGGTGGCGGCGACACCGCTGATCCGGCGCAGGCAACGGCTCGTCAACGACCGGGAGGCCGCGATCGCCCGGGTCTCCGGCCATGTCGCCGACACCCTCATGAACATGGAGACCGTCCGGGCTTTCGCGGCCGAGCGGCGGGAGGCGGCCGAACACCGCAGCAGGGTCGCGGACTCCCGCCGCCTGACACTGAGGTCGTGGGACTACGGCAACCTGCGCGTCGACACCCTGATCGCGCCCATGTCCGTACTGACCAACGTCCTGGGCCTGTTGGTCGCCATCGCCTTCGGCGGCCCGGGCCAGGGAGTGGAGGAGGTCGTCGTCGCCTTCACCTACTACTCCAACGCCACCCAGATCATGTTCGAGTTCAACCAGATCTACCGGCGGCTGGAGAGCTCGATGACCGAGGCCGCCCAGTTCACCGAGCTACTGCTTGACCCGCCCACCGTGGTCGACGCCGACCCGCCCGCACCCCTCGCACCGCGGGACTCCGGCATCCGCTTCGAGGCGGTGACCTTCGCCCACGCCGGCGCGAAGCCGATCTTCCGGGGACTCGACCTGGACGTGCCCGCGGGCGCCCGGATCGGCCTGGTCGGCAGGTCCGGCGGCGGCAAGACCACGCTCACCCGGCTCCTGCTGCGGATGTCGGACATCGACCGCGGACGGATCCTGATCGGCGGTCAGGACATCAGCCTGCTGCGCCAGAGCGACCTGCGCTCACTGATCGCCTACGTCCCGCAGGAACCCGCCATGTTCCACCGCAGCCTGCGGGACAACATCGCCTTCGCCCGGCCCGGCGCCACCGACGAGGAGATCCACGCGGCCGCAGCGGCCGCGCACGTCACCGAGTTCGCCGACCAGCTCCCGGACGGCTTCGGCACCCTGGTGGGGGAGCGGGGGGTGAAACTGTCCGGCGGTCAGCGCCAGCGCGTCGCCCTCGCCCGGGCCATCCTGCGCGACGCACCGGTCCTGCTGCTCGACGAGGCGACCAGCGCACTGGACTCGGAGAGCGAACTCCTCGTCCAGGACGCCCTGTGGCGGCTGATGGACGGACGTACGGCCCTCGTGGTCGCCCACCGCCTGAGCACCGTCGCCGGCATGGACCGCCTCGTCGTCCTCGACCGCGGACGGGTCGTCGAGCAGGGCAGCCACGAGAAGCTGCTCGCCACGGACGGCGCCTACGCCCGGCTGTGGCAGCACCAGTCGGGCGGCTTCCTCGGCGAGAGCACCGGGCCGTCGGGCGACGGGGACCGCCGCGACGACGGCCCCCCGCGCCTCAGGCCACGGCGGGGATCGAGCGGCCCGCCCAGTGAGGAGGCGGCTCGGTCAGCTCCGTGA
- a CDS encoding thioesterase family protein → MTGLPLLRSTVRPEWIDYNGHLSEAYYVLVFGHATDALMTGTGLDSGYRESTRCSLYTVESHIRFLRDVPEAAHLAVRTRVLGAAARKARFTHEMYVLPGPDAEPTPDTAAVATTELLAVHVDRQAGRATEFPASVRRRFTELTEPPPHWAGRSIPAVA, encoded by the coding sequence GTGACCGGGCTCCCGCTGCTCCGCAGCACGGTCCGCCCGGAGTGGATCGACTACAACGGCCACCTGAGCGAGGCCTACTACGTCCTCGTCTTCGGTCACGCCACGGACGCGCTGATGACCGGGACGGGGCTGGACTCCGGCTACCGCGAGTCCACGCGCTGTTCCCTCTACACGGTAGAGTCCCACATCCGCTTCCTCCGCGACGTGCCCGAGGCGGCTCATCTCGCCGTCCGGACCCGGGTGCTGGGAGCGGCGGCCCGCAAGGCGCGTTTCACGCACGAGATGTACGTGCTGCCCGGCCCGGACGCGGAGCCGACGCCCGACACGGCCGCGGTCGCGACGACCGAGCTGCTCGCGGTCCACGTGGACCGGCAGGCGGGGCGGGCCACCGAGTTCCCGGCGTCGGTGCGGCGCCGCTTCACGGAGCTGACCGAGCCGCCTCCTCACTGGGCGGGCCGCTCGATCCCCGCCGTGGCCTGA
- a CDS encoding 3-hydroxyacyl-CoA dehydrogenase NAD-binding domain-containing protein, whose protein sequence is MTPPENVRRVACAGAGVIGGGWVAHFLARGYDVTAWDPAPDAEPKLRRLVEAAWPTLTRLGLAEGASTDRLTVTGTLEQAVADAEFVQESAPEKLGLKRDLLARLDAATPPGVVIASSTSGYPMTDMQTTAADPSRLVVGHPFNPPYLIPLVEVVGGERTDAAAVAWASRFYEVAGKSVITMANEVPGFIANRLQEALWREALHMVASGEATVRDIDLSITEGPGLRWAVMGPMLTFALAGGEGGMAHMLDHFGPSLKSPWTRLEAPELDKELYDAVVAGCDEAADGRSIADLVAERDRGVVEILRATGRLGPEEESR, encoded by the coding sequence ATGACCCCACCCGAGAACGTCCGCCGCGTCGCCTGTGCCGGCGCCGGAGTCATCGGCGGCGGCTGGGTCGCCCACTTCCTGGCGCGCGGCTACGACGTGACCGCCTGGGACCCGGCGCCCGATGCCGAACCCAAGCTGCGCCGCCTGGTCGAGGCGGCGTGGCCGACGCTCACCCGGCTCGGCCTCGCCGAGGGCGCCTCGACCGACCGGCTCACCGTCACCGGCACCCTGGAACAGGCCGTCGCCGACGCCGAGTTCGTCCAGGAGAGCGCGCCCGAGAAGCTCGGCCTCAAGCGCGATCTGCTGGCCCGCCTGGACGCGGCGACGCCGCCCGGCGTCGTCATCGCCTCCTCCACTTCCGGCTATCCGATGACCGACATGCAGACGACGGCCGCGGACCCCTCGCGCCTGGTCGTGGGCCACCCGTTCAACCCGCCCTACCTCATCCCGCTCGTGGAGGTCGTCGGCGGCGAGCGCACCGACGCGGCGGCGGTGGCCTGGGCCTCCCGCTTCTACGAGGTCGCGGGCAAGTCCGTCATCACGATGGCCAACGAGGTCCCGGGCTTCATCGCCAACCGCCTCCAGGAGGCGCTGTGGCGCGAGGCGCTGCACATGGTCGCGAGCGGCGAGGCGACGGTCCGGGACATCGACCTGTCGATCACCGAGGGTCCCGGGCTGCGCTGGGCGGTGATGGGACCGATGCTGACGTTCGCGCTCGCGGGCGGTGAGGGCGGCATGGCGCACATGCTGGACCACTTCGGTCCGTCCCTGAAGTCGCCGTGGACGCGCCTGGAAGCGCCGGAACTGGACAAGGAGCTGTACGACGCGGTGGTGGCCGGCTGCGACGAGGCGGCGGACGGCCGCTCCATCGCCGACCTGGTGGCCGAACGCGACCGGGGCGTCGTCGAGATACTGCGCGCCACCGGCCGGCTGGGCCCCGAGGAGGAGTCCCGGTGA
- a CDS encoding 3-keto-5-aminohexanoate cleavage protein — MPMTENVVITCALTGAGDTVRKSPHVPVTPEQIARNAVEAAAAGAAVVHIHVRDPETGDPSRDPKLYREVVERVKETGTDVVINLTAGMGGDLVIDPDDPLTHLPGTDLVGGLERLPHVEDLLPDICTLDCGSLNFGDGSNLYVSTPDMLRAGARHIQELGVRPELEIFDTGQLWFAKQLLAEGLLDDPTVFQLCMGIPWGAPADPGVLQSMVNMLPDGARWASFALGRMQMPWVAQSILLGGHVRVGLEDNLYLGRGNKATNAQLVERAVTLAESMGARVATPDEARATLGLKPRK, encoded by the coding sequence ATGCCCATGACCGAGAACGTCGTCATCACCTGCGCGCTCACGGGCGCCGGCGACACCGTCCGCAAGAGCCCCCACGTCCCCGTCACCCCGGAACAGATAGCCAGGAACGCCGTGGAGGCGGCCGCCGCCGGAGCTGCCGTCGTCCACATCCATGTACGCGACCCGGAGACCGGCGATCCGTCCCGCGACCCGAAGCTGTACCGGGAGGTCGTCGAGCGCGTCAAGGAGACCGGCACCGACGTCGTCATCAACCTCACCGCCGGCATGGGCGGCGATCTGGTCATCGACCCGGACGACCCGCTCACCCACCTGCCGGGCACCGACCTCGTCGGCGGTCTGGAGCGTCTTCCGCACGTCGAGGACCTGCTTCCCGACATCTGCACCCTGGACTGCGGCTCGCTCAACTTCGGCGACGGCTCCAACCTCTACGTCTCCACTCCCGACATGCTGCGGGCCGGGGCGCGGCACATCCAGGAGCTGGGCGTGCGGCCCGAGTTGGAGATCTTCGACACCGGCCAGCTCTGGTTCGCCAAGCAGTTGCTCGCGGAGGGCCTGCTCGACGACCCGACCGTCTTCCAGCTCTGCATGGGCATTCCGTGGGGTGCGCCCGCGGACCCCGGGGTGCTCCAGTCGATGGTCAACATGTTGCCGGACGGCGCTCGTTGGGCGAGCTTCGCACTCGGCCGGATGCAGATGCCGTGGGTCGCGCAGTCGATCCTGCTCGGCGGCCACGTCCGTGTGGGCCTGGAGGACAACCTGTACCTCGGCCGGGGCAACAAGGCGACCAACGCCCAGCTCGTCGAGCGGGCCGTGACCCTCGCCGAGTCGATGGGCGCCCGCGTCGCGACACCGGACGAGGCCCGCGCCACTCTCGGCCTCAAGCCGCGCAAGTAG
- a CDS encoding TetR family transcriptional regulator C-terminal domain-containing protein, with protein sequence METDDVPDGAPNADTAARVREVIAAAGVSQREFARRVVMDPSKLSRSLSGTRRFTVAELARIADEGKVDAGRLLGTRSREKAAPPAAGVEGGRPLQIVRETVRLIAEHGFHAVRVADIARACATSSAAIHYHFPGRAELLEAAVRWCMDEDTARRAVRLAEADDAAAELSQLIALQTPRTTQQRRQWAVWLDLWAEAARSTAVGRLHSEYYRQWRATVADVVRRGVGQGVFRAGLDPQAAALTLTALIDGLATHVLSVNGPASAGAADAMHTALTTHVTDTILAP encoded by the coding sequence GTGGAAACCGACGACGTGCCCGACGGCGCACCGAACGCCGACACCGCCGCCCGCGTCCGCGAGGTCATCGCGGCCGCGGGCGTCAGTCAGCGCGAGTTCGCACGCCGCGTCGTCATGGATCCGTCCAAGCTGTCGCGGTCGCTCAGCGGCACCCGCCGCTTCACGGTCGCGGAGCTGGCACGGATCGCCGACGAGGGCAAGGTCGACGCGGGCCGGCTGCTCGGCACCCGGTCCCGTGAGAAGGCCGCACCACCGGCCGCCGGTGTCGAGGGCGGGCGACCGCTGCAGATCGTCCGCGAGACGGTCCGGCTGATCGCGGAGCACGGTTTCCACGCGGTGCGGGTCGCCGACATCGCCCGCGCCTGCGCCACCAGCAGTGCCGCGATCCACTACCACTTCCCGGGGCGCGCCGAACTCCTGGAGGCGGCCGTGCGCTGGTGCATGGACGAGGACACCGCGCGCCGTGCCGTCCGTCTCGCCGAGGCGGACGACGCGGCGGCGGAGCTGTCCCAGCTCATCGCGCTGCAGACGCCGCGCACCACCCAGCAGCGCCGCCAGTGGGCGGTGTGGCTCGACCTGTGGGCCGAGGCCGCTCGCTCCACGGCGGTGGGCCGTCTGCACTCCGAGTACTACCGGCAGTGGCGTGCGACCGTCGCCGACGTCGTACGCCGAGGTGTCGGACAGGGCGTCTTCCGCGCCGGGCTCGATCCGCAGGCGGCGGCACTGACGCTGACCGCTCTGATCGACGGCCTGGCGACGCACGTCCTGTCGGTGAACGGGCCGGCGTCCGCCGGTGCCGCGGACGCGATGCACACGGCACTGACCACCCACGTCACCGACACGATCCTGGCTCCGTAG